GCACTAATGATTGACAAAACAAAATCCAGGGAAGGTGTGACTGCTGTTGAGGAACCTGTGGACTGCCCAAATGTCTCAGAAATTTCCTGCAAATATGCTCTGATGTTCCAAGACTTTCTGCAGTCATCAAGCTTGCCTGTGTGGAACAGAGTTGATAATTGTGGATTTTGGCGTCAATTCACAGTATGATCTCTCAAAGCTTTTCAACTCTTTCAGTGGGTGCTTATATGTTCATTTCCTGTTGGTATATTATACACTTTATTTGAACTATTTTAGTTCTGGGATAATAATTTCTCAGACTATGGCTGCTGTATAGGTTCGGGAGGGAAGATGTCAAGCTCAAGCTGTTGCACAGAATGCAGAAAACCAAATATCAGAAGTCATGCTTATTGTTCAGGTAGTACCTCATTCTCAAATAGATGGTGCTTTAGAATGTGCTCTATCAAACCTCATAAACTTTTGGTGGagaatataaaaaattaatacaTTAAGACTTCTCATGTCAAAATGACATTAGTAGATCTGTGACATCTgtcatgaaaaatatatttttagtagTTTTGAAAAACATAATACTATAATAAGTACTGGTTCAAAGGTGCGTGACAAGGGAACAGAAGGATTGTAACATCAAGAATCAAAATGCATTGTATACTACGAGTCCTGTAGATCACATCAGTGCAATACATGTTCCTACTGGCAGTATTGTCTGACTTCCTATGTTCAGGTTTGCTCCACAGGTGTTGATGATGCAGTAATGAAAGATGAATTTGACAAGTTGACCGTTGCCCTGCAACAAGGAGCAGCAACATGCTCACCTCCATTACCTCTAACAACTATAGTAGTGCAAGTAAGTTTGAGTTCTTTGTCTGGAAGTAAGACTTCTATTTATAGTTTCCTCCATTGCCTCAACATTTCAGCTTGTCTAAACTGACCACTCTTATAAGTTTTATTACTTTATACTGTAGATGTCTTGCTGTCCTGTAACTCAATATGCTACCCACTAATATCTAGGAGTTACCATTGTACTAAAAATGTATAAAACATGGTTGATAGGAGTTCAGAAAGTGCATTTATCTGGGTTCATCCGATCACTGGTAGAATATGTTACCACTTGAACCAAACTTTATGTAATTTATAATGGTATATTTGCAACTACGGAATCTTTTACTGCTCATGCAGGATCACAAAGGAATTTCAAATGCTGCACCAGCTGATTGTCCATTGATCCCACTATTGGTGCCAAAAGTAGATCAATCAGAAGGTACAGTGGATAAAACAAGAATCCATGACCACATCGGTAATCTGTGGTTCTCCATATCACCAACAGCATTTTTTCAGGTTAGCTAAAACTGCAGACAGCTTTGTCCATTGGCTATCACGGTTCAATTTggtaatgactcactattacaCAGGTCAATACTCTCGCTGCAGAAAGATTGTATACCCTTGCTGGTGATTGGGCCAACCTCAATTCGGGCACATTACTTTTTGACGTATGTTGTGGAACAGGAACAATTGGACTGACCTTGGCACACCGTGTTGGAATGGTGATTTCCTCCATTCATTTCATGTGATAGTGCATGATACTTCTTATTACCCGTATAATGCTCAGCCACAGCTGGGCTCTTTATTAACTTATGTAGAATTTTGGAAATGTCATGGTAGAGAAGTCAATGAATGATTTAGCGAATTCCTTGTCAAATGTGCAGGTTGTTGGAATCGAAATGAATGAATCAGCAGTTTCTGATGCTGAGAGAAATGCGCTCATTAACGGTGTATCAAATTGTCGCTTTGTCTGTGGGAAGGTGAGGCTTATGCCCTTGTATTCCTAGAAGTTTCTATCATTCTATTGTCACTGACTCACTGTAGCCACCATGGTGTCAATCCTATTCAGTTTTTCTTATGTCCTACTTTATATACTCACCACATCAGGCTCATCTGAATTTTACATCTTGGGATTAAACAGGCCGAAGATGTGATGGGGTCTCTTCTCACTGAATATCTTGGTTCACCGCAGCAGGACATTCCTGTTTCTGAAGGTGCAGTAAGTGGTACTGTGAAAGATGAGGAAGTTATTGACAGTTCTAAGAATAGTGGCGAAAATTTGGACAGCTCAATGCAGAAAAATGACAATGGCGAAAGCCAGCAGCTCGGGGATGCACCAGCTGATTCTTCCTCTTCTGCCATAGATGAGATAAAGGGGAATTCCAATGATAGGGTTGGCAATGGGTTGGAAGGCAGCCATGATGAATACAATGAGGTTGCTGGAGAAGATATTCATGGGGAAGCATCATTGATCAATGAGTCTGTTGACCTGAAAGTATCGGACTGTTTGGAGGACAGAAAGACATCTGATGATGGTTCTTCCATTTCTAACAATGATGTGACTGCAGCTACTGCATGTCAGTTCGAAGACATTGTTGCTATTGTGGATCCTCCTCGTGTTGGGCTTCACCCTACTGTGAGTAAATTTCAATATCTTAGTCCATTCTTGTTACAATTGTTTGCCCCTTTATATTCCAAATGCTTCCATGCAAACTTCAAAACATGCCCACAAAATTGATATCCTTTATTTTTATTGTCCATTATTCTAATCTACATATCCTAATAAATTTAACCAAAACTATGGATTTTATGTATATGTTCTTTAATTATGCAATAAAATTAGTGGTTTTGTGTTTTTTGTGTGAGATTTATACCTAACTTTTACTGATTCCTACTGGTTAAAGTTGAGCATATATGCCTGAGTAGGTATAACATGGTTCAAAGCAGGCAATGGAAGAACCATGACCTAAACTGGCCTAGATCCTTTTCTGGTCCATTTTTTTACTAGTTAAACAGCCAATCCATTCCCACTTCGCATGATTTTGATCTTCAATAGAGATATCACTAAAGTGAAGAAATGAAGAATCTAGAGAAAATCAAGACAACATGCAACTAACAGATAATGTAAATATAATGAGCTTCCTGTGACTTTTCACTGTCTGCATACTGTGAAGCATTAAACCACATTTTTGTCACTTACAATGAAACTAGATTTGTATCCCATATGCATATGAACCTATCCATACACATACATGTGCTGCCAATAAATGCATTTCTGGTCAA
This window of the Oryza sativa Japonica Group chromosome 4, ASM3414082v1 genome carries:
- the LOC9271204 gene encoding zinc finger CCCH domain-containing protein 24 isoform X2 is translated as MKGISYATAKKKKGMTVGFVTFENIEQLKNAIEVLTENQSGGKEIKIADANRRSHQKLHTEKPVSDNGVTTENGTSVDVPPGETSAPEAAISNKKSVRDAVTPLAHMSYNDQLEHKKNSVAQILKRLTRNARKACPTGIPLPDWVFKSKEIGGLPCKLEGILESPVINGYRNKCEFSVGFSLEGKKTVGFMLGNFREGVTAVEEPVDCPNVSEISCKYALMFQDFLQSSSLPVWNRVDNCGFWRQFTVREGRCQAQAVAQNAENQISEVMLIVQVCSTGVDDAVMKDEFDKLTVALQQGAATCSPPLPLTTIVVQDHKGISNAAPADCPLIPLLVPKVDQSEGTVDKTRIHDHIGNLWFSISPTAFFQVNTLAAERLYTLAGDWANLNSGTLLFDVCCGTGTIGLTLAHRVGMVVGIEMNESAVSDAERNALINGVSNCRFVCGKAEDVMGSLLTEYLGSPQQDIPVSEGAVSGTVKDEEVIDSSKNSGENLDSSMQKNDNGESQQLGDAPADSSSSAIDEIKGNSNDRVGNGLEGSHDEYNEVAGEDIHGEASLINESVDLKVSDCLEDRKTSDDGSSISNNDVTAATACQFEDIVAIVDPPRVGLHPTVIKALRTHPRIRRLVYISCNPDSLVANAIELCTPSSEKQEKNKGNRGWRTMSSAGLARQRTKSMPNSEPFVPKRAMAVDLFPHTSHCEMVMLFER